CTCATTTTTACCGCGGTCGGGATTGAGGGTCTCAGAGGATACCTTCGCAAGTTTCGTCATTTAATATGGCTGGTCGCGATTGGCATCTTGATATTCAATTTTCCGTCTCAGAATCGTGCTGATGACTGGGTGGCTTACAACCAGGCGTTAAATACGCTTAACTCTGCGGATTCAAATGCGATAATCATTACCGATTGGTGGGACATTTACGCCCCAATTTTCTATTTGCAACAGGTAGAGGGAGTAAGACCGGATGTTTGTATCATTGACAAAGAGTTGGTGCGGCGTTCCTGGTATTTTAAATACTTAGAGAAGCAATATCCCTGGTTAATTGAACGGTCACAAGTGGAGAAGGACCGTTTTCTTGAGCATCTGTACCGATTCGAGCGCAACCAGCCCTACAATCCGATGGCAATTCAGGAAAGTTATATTTCACTCTTGAAAAGTTTTTTCTTAAAATCTCCGGAACGCCCTGTTTATACAACTTTTTCTATGATGAACAATGAAGATGCTCGCCAGATGTTGACTGGTTTTAACCTAGTGCCGATGGGGATACTTATTCAGGTCCGGCAAGACACATTGGTGCCGGTATTTGATTACAATCGTTTACGGGTTCGTATCCCCAAGAGAAGGTTGGATGAGCGAACTCAGGTTAACCTGCAGCGGTACCGGTTTTTTGTTCAGCAGCGGTTCGATTTATTAAGAAGTCGGGGCAGATTACAAGAGGCAGCGGCTGTGGTTGATTGGTATCAACGAAATTTTACGGCGCGTTAATTTATGGTTCCGTATTTAATACAGATTCTTGCCAACGCCGGTTTAATGGCAGGAGTTGTTTACATCCCTCTTCTGGCAAAGGAGTTGGGAGCCAGTGCAGCATCAATTGGTCTTCTGGTAGGAGTTTACCAGGGGGCAATGTTTTTTTCCAATTTGTTGTTTGGTAGATGGGCAGATTTTGGCAACAGGAAAATTTTTGTCGTTGTTGGGCTGGCGGTTTCTGCATTAGCCCTTGCCCTGCACATTCCAGTTAGAAACCTGTCTTGGCTTTTCGGGGTTCGATTTCTTACCGGACTTTGTGCCGGTGTTTTTCCGGCTGCGCTGGTTGCCTATTTCTATGAGAACAATAAGAGGTTGGGAAGGTTCAGTGGATTTGGTTCACTGGGTTGGGCAACAGGGGCGTTGATTTTTGGCTTGGTTAGCAAAAAGGTAATATTTGTTGTCGCAGCACTGGCGATTGCGTTAACCAGCGTAATCGCCTTGTTGGGACTGCGCAGTCAGAAAGTTGAATTGGGGCGGACATTTTTTGATTTAAGGGTGTTAAAAAGAAACTGGCGGATTTACATTTCTTTTCTTTTACGGCACTTAGGGGCATTTAGCATCTGGACGATTTTCCCGGTTTATCTTTCCAGCCTCGGGGCAAACCGGTTTTGGGTGGGGTTGGTTTATGCGCTCAACCCATTGGGACAGTTTGTGTTTATGAACCTCCTCGAGCATTATGAGGAGGAAAGGCTTATTAAGAGTGGACTGTTGTTTTCTATTTTAGTATTTATCGCATTTGGGCTGGCAAACGACTTTCGTCAGGTAATTCCTGTACAATTGGTGCTGGCACTTTCCTGGTCCTGCCTTTATCTTGGTTCATTAAAACAGCTAATGCGAACTAACCCAGAGAGGTCAACGGCAGCTGGTATGCTCCAATCGGTTTTAAGTCTTGCTGCAGTACTGGGTGCGCTCCTTGAGGGTGTGACAGGTAATTTTGGTTACCGAGCAGTTATGTTTGTCGCTGCCGGTCTGGCGTTAATTGGTGCCCTCATCTACTTATTAACTCCAGAAAAATCTGGTTAAGCGAGAAACAGGACCGCTAAAATGGCAAAGCCCAATCCAATGAGGTGTTTTAAATTTAACGGCTCTTTAAGGATGATATAACCGAGGACAGCGGGAATGATGATGTACATTCCGGTTAAAGGGATGACGACCGAAGCGGGTCCTTTTTTCATCGCCAGATAGAAGAAAATGGTTGCTAATCCGGCGGCGGCACCGGAGAGAAAGGCGACCGGTGTTGACTTCACCCAGTGCATTGTTCCGACCGACAGAGTGTAGATAAGAATCGGAATAACACTGGCGATTGTTGACCAGAGGGCAATGGTTTCTGCCGGGGTGTCACGGGTCAGGACTTTTGTCAGAAATCCCCAAATACCCCAGAGGAGTAAGGTGAAAATAGACAACAACCGGTAGTCCATAATAAAAGCCTAACAACCTTTTAATCTGAAGTCAAAGGTGTAAGGGGTTCTAATATTAAAGGTTAATATTGACCGGTGTCCAGTTGTAGCCGCCGTCCCGACTTTGCAAAAGGGTAAGTTCGTCACCACCAATGATGCCGACAATCCCGTCTGGGAAAAATCGGATGGTATACAGGTCATAGGTTGTTGCCGCGTTAATCCTTTCCCAGGTTTCGCCGCCATCAATGGTGTGAATCACCGTTCCTTTTGCGCCGACACAGAAACCAGCCATCGTGTCGTGTCGCATATCAAGCGAGTAAAGTGGCGGAAGAACCATTTCAATGGGCAGAGGACGCCAGATTTCACCGCCGTTCGGGGTAAAGAAAACTTTTCCGGAAGTGGTGGTCATAAATCCGACGACATCATCGGCGGGAAAATGCACAGCGGTAAAATGGGTGTTGGCAACAAGCCCCTGGACATTTTCCTGCTGGGAAAACCACAATTGTCCGCTCGTCGAGGTCTTCAGTACTGTTCCATTAAGCCCTACTGCATAGCCGGTCATATCGTCGGCAGGGAAGTGGATATCCATAATTTTTTCGTTCGTGGCGGTCAGCAGTTTTTCCCATGTTTTACCACTATCGCCGGTGCGGAGGATTGTGCCACTATCTCCGGCAACAAAACCGATTTCGTCTGAGACAGGAAATTTTATCGCTCGCAAGTCCACATCTGTACCAGAATTCAAGGGAAACCAGGTTTTGCCACCGTCTTCAGTTTTTAGGATTGTACCTGCATCGCCGCAGATGTAACCGATGTCTGACTCCCTGGGAAAACAGATACTGTAAAGATTGACCGTAACCGGTGCATTAAGCCTTTCCCAGTTTGCGCCGCCATCACGGGTGAAAATGATAAGCCCATTGTCCCCGACAGCGTATGCAATCAGGGAGTTTTCAAATGCAAACACCGAGTTAATACGATTCGGCATCGGATTATAAGATATTGTAAAAAGCAGGGTGCTGTCAAGAATTTCATCACGCAATCGATAATAAAAGGAGATATTAATAAATACCCTATTGACAAAAGGTGATTAATAATTATACTCAAACCTGGTAACTGTTTAGGCTAAAGGACGATAAGCAAACCAAAGGAGGTAAAGATGAAGTACTGTCGTGTCGGGGTGGTCTTTTTCCTTGCGCTGGGAATTGCCCTTGCGGCATTACCCGAAAGCGAGCAAGGAGTAAATACCCCTATCATCAGCCGGTCGGAAGCGGTTATCGCACCGGTCGAATTGCCGGGAGGAAGCCATGCGGTTGAGTTCCCGTTGCCCTTTGCTCCGGATGAGACGCTACATTACGACGGCACGCCTTATACCGGTGTGGGTTTAACCAATGGCGGGACATTCTACACTGCGGCGCGTTTTACACCGACGACCGCCTGCACACTCAAAGCGGTTTTGTTTTATCAGTGGGGTCAGTCTTCGAATGATTATGTCTTTATCTTTGGTGAAGAGAACGATACGACCCCGGGTGCGAAACTGGAGTCGATACCTTATAGCGGAACCGATACTATGCGCTGGAAGCGAATCGATTTGAATCCGCCGCTTATTATGCAAGCCGGAACCGACTTCTGGGCTTGTGTTCGGTTAACGCACGCTGCGGGCAGATATCCGATAGGATGCGATGCAGGACCAATGGTGCGCAACCGGGGTGGTTTTATCTCCACTAATGGTACCCGGTGGCAGCAGTTAGCCGACCTTGGACTGGATTACAACTGTAACATCCGGGCGGTCATCAGCCGGATTCCGGGTCTGGCACATGATGTCGGAGTCTCAAAGATTGTGGTTCCCGGGGCTAATATTGGACCTGGTTCTTATCCACCGGTTGCTCGTGTGACGAATTTTGGGACGAGCGCCGAATCCAACATACCGGTTTACTGCTGGATTGATTCCGGCGCAACCCGAATTTACAATCAGACCGTAACAATCCCTGGTCCGTTGCAACCGGGTAATAGAACAGAAGTGACCTTTCCAACCTGGAACACTGGACCTGGTGGTGCCCAGTATACGGTTACGATGTTTACCGACCTTTCTTCAGACCTGAATCGTGCCAATGACTCCTTACGTCAGCAAACACGCATTGCCAATGTGTTTGCTGTTATGGACCACGACACCGGCTATTGTAAACTGAGCGTCTCCTGCTTCGGTTCGATTGGTTACGACAACCCGCAAGCCGACCTCGGTTCTGGCTTCTGCTATCCCAAGACCGCGGCTTCCTGTCTGTTCTATGGTTCGTTTGCGATGGGTACTGATGCCAACTATGTTGCTGACCGGCATTTTGGTCAACCGGCAAGTGGTCCGGTCAACAACGACCTGCGGGCAGTGGATTCACTGCGGGCGATTGTTCCACCGGTGATTGGCGATGAGCACTTCTATGGTAGTTTTTCTGATGCCGGTCATTCGACTCCGAAAAATTTAAAGGTTACCCAGAACAGTTATATGAGTGCCGGCACCAACTATGACGACTTTATCGTGATTATCTACGATATTGAGAATCAAGGTTCCAGTGCGGTGAATGGACTGTACGCTGGTGTGTTTATGGACTTTGATATCGGCTCTTCGCCCGCTACAAACCAGGGCGCCTCGGATACGGTGCGGCGTTTGACCTATATGCGGCAGGCAAGTTCGGCTAACCCTTCAGTTGGGGTTAAAATTCTTGAGCCGGCTTCGTTTGCCAATCTGAGCCTGGTTGACCACGCAATTTATGTGTACCCGGATTCGGCGATGACCGATAATATGAAGTGGCGGTTCTTGAACGGAACAATTCGGCAGCGTAACTCCAACCGTGCCTATGACTGGTCGATCGTTACTTCGGCTGGACCGTTTAATATCGACCCGGGCGCGACGCAGCGATTTGCGATTGCGGTGGTCGGCGGAACCGACGAAACTGCAATTCGGAACAATGCCGATGCGGCACAGCAGTGGTACAATGCCAATGTTGGCGTGGCGGAAAATTCCGGGGTTAATCTTATGGATAAGGTCCACATCGCCCCTAATCCCTTCCGCAAGAAAACCGCAATTTCTTACAATGTAACCCAACCCGGCAGGTTCGTGTTTGAAGCCTATGATGCATCAGGACGGATGGTTGATAAAGTAGCGTTTGAAGTTGCGGCTGGTAAAGGGGTCTTTGTGTGGCAGCCGCGAACTCTTGCCCGGGGTGTTTACTTCTTGAATATCAGCACGCCTGATGTCAACATTAGAACGAAGGCGTTGGTTCTCGAATAGAAAAGGCAGCGATAACTATCGGGCGCCCGTCTCCGGGCGCCCTTTTTTATTTCGAATACCTTTACTTGACTCAATTAGCAATTTAGTTATATTACCAGAATAATAAATAAATTTTCAGGAGGAAATTGTGAAGGATTATAAAGCAGAGCAAATTCGCAATATCGGTTTTCTTGGACACGGCGGCTCGGGCAAAACCTCGTTATGCGAGTCGCTACTTTTCACGATGAAGCAGAATAACCGACTGGGTTCGGTTGATGCCGGTACTTCTTTGCTCGATTATGATGAGGATGAAATTGCCCGGAAAATCAGCATTAACCTTTCTCTGGGGTATGGCGAGTACCGGGATGTTCTGATAAATCTTGTTGACACGCCGGGTTACGCGGACTTTTTTGGCAATGTTGTATCCGCGGTTCGGGCAATTGACTGTGCGGTGGTGGTTGTGGACGCAACCTCTGGTGTTGAGGTTGGTACCGAAATGGCATGGCGCCGACTTGAAGAGTTGCAACTGCCCCGGGTTGTTTTTATCAATAAATTAACAAGGGAAAATACCAGTTTTGATACGATTGCCGAAGAGGTAAGAAAAATCTTTGGTAGCAAAGTCACCCCGGTGTACATACCGATTGGAAAGGAAAGCGGATTAAAAGGGGTGGTAGACCTTTTGAACGATAAAGCCTATCTTTACGAAAATGGCGCACGCAAGGAGATTCCGGTACCGGCAGAAATGAATGAGGCGATTCGTCAGTGGAAAGAGCGATTGATTGAGGCGGCGGCTGAGGTTGACGAAACGCTTATGGAGAAGTTTCTTGAAGGAGCGGAAATCACGCCCGACGAGATGCGGACCGCAGTGCGCCAGGGTATTAAGGCAGGGGTGGTTTATCCGTTGATGGGTGGCGATGCGCTTACCCAGGTCGGTGTTGACCAGATACTGGACCTGGCGGTTGATGTTTTACCCAGTCCGGTTG
The nucleotide sequence above comes from candidate division WOR-3 bacterium. Encoded proteins:
- a CDS encoding MFS transporter, with protein sequence MVPYLIQILANAGLMAGVVYIPLLAKELGASAASIGLLVGVYQGAMFFSNLLFGRWADFGNRKIFVVVGLAVSALALALHIPVRNLSWLFGVRFLTGLCAGVFPAALVAYFYENNKRLGRFSGFGSLGWATGALIFGLVSKKVIFVVAALAIALTSVIALLGLRSQKVELGRTFFDLRVLKRNWRIYISFLLRHLGAFSIWTIFPVYLSSLGANRFWVGLVYALNPLGQFVFMNLLEHYEEERLIKSGLLFSILVFIAFGLANDFRQVIPVQLVLALSWSCLYLGSLKQLMRTNPERSTAAGMLQSVLSLAAVLGALLEGVTGNFGYRAVMFVAAGLALIGALIYLLTPEKSG
- a CDS encoding EamA family transporter, whose translation is MDYRLLSIFTLLLWGIWGFLTKVLTRDTPAETIALWSTIASVIPILIYTLSVGTMHWVKSTPVAFLSGAAAGLATIFFYLAMKKGPASVVIPLTGMYIIIPAVLGYIILKEPLNLKHLIGLGFAILAVLFLA
- a CDS encoding T9SS type A sorting domain-containing protein, which encodes MKYCRVGVVFFLALGIALAALPESEQGVNTPIISRSEAVIAPVELPGGSHAVEFPLPFAPDETLHYDGTPYTGVGLTNGGTFYTAARFTPTTACTLKAVLFYQWGQSSNDYVFIFGEENDTTPGAKLESIPYSGTDTMRWKRIDLNPPLIMQAGTDFWACVRLTHAAGRYPIGCDAGPMVRNRGGFISTNGTRWQQLADLGLDYNCNIRAVISRIPGLAHDVGVSKIVVPGANIGPGSYPPVARVTNFGTSAESNIPVYCWIDSGATRIYNQTVTIPGPLQPGNRTEVTFPTWNTGPGGAQYTVTMFTDLSSDLNRANDSLRQQTRIANVFAVMDHDTGYCKLSVSCFGSIGYDNPQADLGSGFCYPKTAASCLFYGSFAMGTDANYVADRHFGQPASGPVNNDLRAVDSLRAIVPPVIGDEHFYGSFSDAGHSTPKNLKVTQNSYMSAGTNYDDFIVIIYDIENQGSSAVNGLYAGVFMDFDIGSSPATNQGASDTVRRLTYMRQASSANPSVGVKILEPASFANLSLVDHAIYVYPDSAMTDNMKWRFLNGTIRQRNSNRAYDWSIVTSAGPFNIDPGATQRFAIAVVGGTDETAIRNNADAAQQWYNANVGVAENSGVNLMDKVHIAPNPFRKKTAISYNVTQPGRFVFEAYDASGRMVDKVAFEVAAGKGVFVWQPRTLARGVYFLNISTPDVNIRTKALVLE